In Symmachiella dynata, the following are encoded in one genomic region:
- a CDS encoding SDR family NAD(P)-dependent oxidoreductase: MPDPAPKLLHGQTALITGGGRGLGRAFAEQLASLGCAVGIHGMREHGPAEYGEGTTLTDTAAAVGETHGVRSLSVLGDLTQEADVARVVETVSEQLGPIDILVHNAGGDIAAAGGKPNPNDAVEIKSIDVRSVIDRNLLSTILINQQVSKLMIPRKSGRIVNISSIAAFRGSDGGAIYATAKAAQVEYTRCLAVQLRPHNITVNSIAPGDTRTGRFLGTREVDENRLVTEGTLERIALVDEVARVVEFFAGPLGAFVSGQVLRVDGGTQCWPA, translated from the coding sequence ATGCCCGATCCTGCCCCCAAACTGCTCCACGGACAAACTGCGTTAATCACCGGCGGCGGACGTGGCTTAGGCCGCGCATTCGCCGAGCAACTCGCCTCTCTGGGTTGCGCTGTCGGTATTCACGGCATGCGCGAACATGGTCCGGCGGAATATGGTGAGGGAACCACACTGACCGATACCGCTGCAGCCGTCGGCGAGACACACGGTGTGCGGTCGCTGTCAGTGCTAGGTGACTTAACCCAAGAAGCCGACGTCGCTCGTGTCGTCGAAACTGTATCGGAACAATTAGGGCCGATTGATATTCTCGTGCACAACGCCGGCGGGGATATCGCTGCTGCCGGAGGCAAACCGAATCCCAATGATGCTGTTGAAATCAAGAGCATCGACGTCCGTTCGGTCATCGATCGTAATTTGTTGTCCACGATCTTGATCAACCAACAGGTCTCGAAGCTCATGATCCCCCGTAAAAGTGGGCGGATTGTGAATATCAGTTCCATCGCCGCCTTTCGGGGATCCGACGGCGGCGCGATTTATGCGACCGCCAAAGCAGCTCAAGTCGAATATACCCGTTGTCTGGCGGTTCAATTGCGTCCGCACAATATCACCGTCAACAGCATTGCCCCAGGCGACACGCGGACGGGCCGGTTTTTAGGCACCCGCGAGGTCGACGAAAACCGCTTGGTCACCGAGGGAACATTAGAGCGGATCGCGCTGGTCGATGAAGTCGCCCGCGTGGTCGAGTTTTTCGCCGGACCGTTGGGAGCCTTCGTCTCCGGTCAGGTACTCCGCGTCGACGGCGGCACCCAATGCTGGCCCGCCTAA
- a CDS encoding TlpA family protein disulfide reductase: MAKGCLLFAGLCCICVVFAGCGKPGDENNDVTVNPPTDPVDAPVEEKTDEPAAEDKAAAPAGDIELTAVSWEQMQAIIAENKGKVVVLDAWSTSCGPCMKEFPNLVALHNKYADGDVVCLSMSVDYDGIPNKPPEYYRERVLKFLTKMNSTLQNYQLNQEATEWFDSVELGAIPAVFVYGRDGELKKRFDNDSITKSDEAFTYEQVNQLVEELLAK; this comes from the coding sequence ATGGCCAAGGGATGCTTACTGTTCGCCGGGTTGTGTTGTATTTGCGTCGTATTTGCCGGATGCGGCAAGCCGGGTGACGAGAACAACGACGTCACGGTCAATCCGCCCACCGACCCGGTCGATGCACCGGTTGAGGAAAAAACGGACGAACCGGCTGCAGAAGACAAAGCGGCTGCGCCGGCGGGCGATATTGAGCTGACAGCGGTGAGCTGGGAGCAGATGCAGGCGATCATTGCGGAGAACAAAGGCAAGGTTGTCGTCCTGGATGCTTGGTCGACCTCGTGCGGACCGTGCATGAAAGAGTTTCCGAATCTGGTGGCTCTGCACAACAAGTACGCCGATGGAGACGTGGTTTGCCTCTCGATGAGCGTGGATTACGACGGGATTCCGAACAAGCCGCCGGAATATTATCGTGAACGGGTCCTCAAGTTTTTGACCAAGATGAATTCGACGTTGCAAAACTATCAACTCAATCAAGAAGCGACCGAATGGTTCGACTCTGTTGAACTGGGCGCGATTCCGGCGGTCTTTGTGTATGGCCGCGACGGCGAATTGAAAAAACGTTTTGACAATGACAGCATCACCAAATCGGACGAGGCGTTTACCTACGAACAAGTCAATCAACTGGTCGAGGAATTGCTCGCAAAATAA
- a CDS encoding type II secretion system F family protein, translating into MATGRHSRAFRYHCHREGRIVFSPRIPKKTLSNISRSLSTMLRSGVDLIRAVDIVAKKSGNAACRRRLGEVADDLRSGDDLTGALKQQDGYFPVLFVDMIHVAESTGNMPEVLKELADHYEKNLRLRREFMGWVAWPLFQLFAAIFVVALMILVLGMLGTPDPVSGKALDPLGFGLSGASGALTWLGYAFGSMFALVFLYQLLTRGLGQQRGLHRLFLRIPVLGKCLQSFATARFSWGFFLTQDAGMPIGPSLDASFKATGNQAFASAAPAVISDVMAGDDLGRALENTELFTDEYIHIVQVAEASGTVPEELHRLSPELEDQARRSMKKMAATAGIAVWMSVAGLIIFLILRIVLWYTGMLSDLAEGI; encoded by the coding sequence ATGGCCACTGGACGGCATTCGCGTGCGTTCCGTTACCATTGCCACCGAGAGGGCCGCATCGTGTTCAGTCCGCGCATTCCTAAAAAGACGCTGTCCAATATCAGTCGCTCGCTCAGCACGATGTTGCGATCGGGTGTGGATTTGATTCGCGCGGTGGATATTGTCGCCAAAAAGAGTGGCAACGCCGCGTGCCGCCGCCGGTTGGGCGAGGTCGCTGACGATTTGCGTAGCGGCGACGATCTGACCGGGGCGCTCAAACAACAGGATGGATATTTCCCGGTGTTGTTTGTGGACATGATTCATGTCGCCGAGAGTACGGGCAATATGCCGGAAGTGCTCAAGGAGCTGGCGGACCATTACGAAAAAAACCTCCGCCTGCGCCGCGAGTTCATGGGCTGGGTGGCCTGGCCGTTGTTCCAGTTGTTCGCGGCGATTTTTGTCGTGGCGTTGATGATTTTGGTGCTGGGAATGCTTGGTACTCCTGATCCCGTTTCCGGCAAGGCCCTCGACCCGCTTGGTTTTGGCCTCTCCGGTGCCAGCGGGGCATTGACGTGGTTAGGATATGCTTTTGGATCAATGTTTGCGCTTGTCTTTCTCTACCAGTTATTGACGCGCGGCTTGGGACAACAGCGGGGACTGCATCGTTTGTTTTTGAGGATTCCCGTACTCGGGAAGTGTCTACAATCATTTGCCACAGCCCGATTTTCTTGGGGATTTTTCCTCACGCAAGATGCCGGTATGCCCATCGGCCCCTCATTGGATGCGAGCTTCAAAGCGACCGGCAATCAGGCATTCGCTAGTGCAGCGCCGGCGGTGATCAGCGATGTGATGGCGGGAGATGATCTAGGACGGGCGCTGGAAAATACCGAACTCTTTACTGACGAATATATTCATATTGTCCAGGTGGCTGAGGCATCCGGAACCGTTCCAGAGGAATTGCATCGACTCAGCCCGGAACTTGAGGACCAGGCGCGGCGGTCTATGAAGAAAATGGCCGCGACGGCCGGCATCGCAGTCTGGATGTCTGTGGCGGGATTGATTATTTTCCTGATCCTCCGCATCGTTTTGTGGTACACAGGAATGCTCTCTGATTTAGCTGAGGGCATTTGA
- a CDS encoding tetratricopeptide repeat protein — protein MASESKRRRQKWCQLYKDQVVANVDALCKIPEELASDPASINNYVQAIGEVAQCLATHCQTPELWEKLCGTSEDNPILQWNQWLDQLPERMERLEYDELITEAKSNLERAKSLGGPAARQYETFMLGRLGELLFHSGKVLEAVEPFEAALARCINSDDIEGELTYLNFLLEAHRYLGDSKQAVSTAEKLLKLQSQLGHDTNEIEKRIQLLQEGEPLCRIVCVHGGKTYEMDEITGIEEGRFGFQFVRNRMALQMASTIVQQGNELATNGQLADALEKYQQASEVDPYNPDPLYQSGVCLLELGAFAQAKNTFAEVEQLAPGWFRCRSDIWLAEALDKGTVTVEEFQLLRALDDGGLNPNEALAIAKKAADTYPGFAAFHLILGDLLSRSGNTNDAIDCYRAGLKLTPEPDLESRLLCSLAGALPKDAPERSALIERALSLKGNLTAQATARLIGLQ, from the coding sequence GTGGCTTCCGAATCGAAACGAAGGCGACAAAAATGGTGCCAACTGTACAAGGATCAAGTCGTTGCCAACGTAGACGCACTCTGCAAGATCCCGGAAGAGCTGGCAAGTGACCCTGCTTCGATTAACAACTACGTACAAGCAATAGGTGAGGTCGCCCAATGCCTTGCGACACATTGCCAGACACCTGAGTTGTGGGAGAAGCTGTGTGGTACCTCTGAGGACAATCCGATTCTCCAGTGGAATCAATGGCTGGATCAGCTTCCTGAACGAATGGAGCGGTTAGAATATGACGAATTGATAACCGAAGCGAAATCAAACCTTGAACGTGCAAAAAGCTTAGGTGGACCTGCCGCCCGTCAATATGAAACCTTCATGTTGGGGCGTTTGGGGGAACTTCTGTTTCACTCCGGCAAAGTACTGGAGGCTGTTGAGCCTTTCGAGGCTGCTCTCGCGCGTTGCATAAATTCCGATGATATTGAAGGTGAATTGACCTACCTCAATTTTTTGTTGGAAGCTCATCGATATTTGGGAGATTCAAAACAAGCAGTCTCAACCGCCGAAAAACTGCTCAAACTCCAATCACAGTTGGGACATGACACCAACGAGATCGAGAAACGAATCCAATTGCTTCAAGAGGGTGAACCGTTGTGCCGCATCGTTTGCGTGCATGGTGGCAAGACGTATGAAATGGATGAAATCACCGGTATTGAAGAAGGTCGGTTTGGTTTTCAGTTTGTGCGAAACCGAATGGCATTACAAATGGCTTCCACAATTGTGCAACAGGGAAATGAACTTGCAACGAATGGGCAACTAGCTGATGCATTGGAGAAATACCAACAAGCTTCCGAGGTCGATCCGTATAACCCTGATCCGTTGTATCAAAGCGGGGTGTGTTTGTTGGAATTGGGGGCGTTTGCGCAAGCCAAGAATACATTCGCGGAAGTCGAACAACTGGCGCCGGGTTGGTTTCGCTGTCGAAGTGACATCTGGCTTGCGGAAGCACTTGATAAAGGAACCGTCACAGTCGAGGAATTCCAATTGTTGCGTGCTTTGGATGATGGCGGGTTAAATCCAAACGAGGCTTTGGCCATCGCCAAGAAAGCGGCGGACACCTATCCCGGGTTTGCTGCATTTCACTTGATTCTCGGCGATCTTCTCAGCCGAAGTGGCAATACGAACGACGCCATCGATTGTTACCGGGCAGGTCTAAAACTTACACCCGAGCCTGATTTAGAAAGCCGATTATTGTGTTCTCTTGCAGGTGCATTGCCAAAAGATGCACCAGAGAGATCAGCATTGATCGAGCGGGCACTTAGTCTTAAGGGTAACCTTACCGCCCAAGCGACAGCACGACTGATTGGCTTGCAGTAA
- a CDS encoding metallophosphoesterase family protein gives MKSLVTSSAALLILGMAALYSATGATQPAQESAEPDLQIAVEAKNPWTDLQLNNDPKNFQFAIVTDRTGGHRPGVFRGAIDKLNLLQPEFVVSVGDLIEGGTEDPGRWALEWSEFQSNVERLDMPFFYLPGNHDISNMPMFEEWNRKFGRSYYSFRYHDVLFLCLNSEDPPRTGSFHFSQDQQEWAQAVLAENEDARWTIVLLHKPTWTYVDADLEASGWAPIEDALGDRPYTVFSGHKHNYAKSVRRGRDYYMLATTGGGSNLSGKDQGRFDHVVWVTMKDDGPVISNLMLDGIDHKNIRTVPDVRKGK, from the coding sequence ATGAAATCCCTCGTCACCAGCAGTGCGGCCTTGTTGATTTTGGGCATGGCAGCGCTCTATTCGGCGACCGGTGCCACGCAACCGGCGCAGGAGTCCGCTGAACCCGATTTGCAAATCGCCGTCGAGGCCAAGAACCCGTGGACCGATTTGCAATTGAACAACGACCCCAAAAACTTTCAATTCGCCATCGTCACAGACCGAACCGGCGGGCATCGCCCGGGGGTCTTTCGAGGGGCCATCGACAAATTGAACCTGCTGCAGCCTGAATTTGTGGTGTCCGTCGGTGACTTGATCGAGGGAGGCACAGAGGATCCCGGGCGGTGGGCGCTCGAGTGGTCGGAATTTCAAAGCAATGTGGAACGGTTGGACATGCCGTTCTTTTACTTGCCCGGTAACCACGACATCAGCAACATGCCGATGTTCGAGGAATGGAATCGCAAATTCGGCCGGTCCTACTATAGCTTTCGTTACCACGACGTACTGTTTCTCTGCCTCAATAGCGAAGACCCGCCGCGCACGGGATCATTCCATTTCAGCCAGGACCAACAAGAGTGGGCCCAGGCTGTGCTGGCTGAGAACGAAGACGCCCGCTGGACCATCGTGCTGTTGCATAAGCCGACATGGACTTACGTCGATGCCGATTTAGAGGCCAGCGGTTGGGCGCCGATCGAAGACGCGCTGGGCGACCGGCCTTATACGGTGTTTTCCGGACACAAACACAATTATGCAAAATCGGTTCGCCGAGGACGTGATTATTACATGTTGGCCACCACCGGCGGCGGCTCGAATCTCAGTGGCAAAGACCAAGGCCGCTTCGATCATGTGGTGTGGGTCACGATGAAAGACGATGGCCCAGTGATCTCAAACTTGATGCTGGATGGCATCGATCACAAAAATATCCGCACCGTCCCCGACGTCCGCAAAGGAAAATAA
- the secD gene encoding protein translocase subunit SecD, whose product MYLFFAAEEVTNGVTIVAEEATTGDSAMMQFAKIVLVLFLCFGLPFILGHLIAKALKLRDLASKIGWILCAITLASSPFMYQMYAGNSPWSAIKLGIDLAGGSNLVYALDVKAAEKSKVEVSGDLMGKMVGAIIKRINPDGTKDVVVRQVGADRVEVIIPGADKQTVEDYKYKMTKLGSLEFAIVATPRNPKHQTIINKAQSSPSAIVRNREGKVIARWHPIKPLPNGEPDPSYSSAVTRQIVGKPDGFEELLVVVDEDETKHVTGQYLRSASPELGEDGSPAVGFLFNSDGARLFRRLTRQYKPLEDGFQYQLSILLDDLVQSAPAIITEIGARGTITGNFTQEEVQNLVNVLNAGALPVPLEKAPIQEYTIGALLGEATIQQGKTALMLASVAVLIFMLGFYGRYAGVIADVALLINMVLIVGTMAFIKASFTLPGLAGLVLTIGMAVDANVLIFERIREELGRGSSLRMAIQNGFSRAFTTIVDANVTTLITAVILYFIGTDQVKGFAVTLFIGIVMSMFAALYIGRLFFDILERKRWMTELKMRRVIGATHWDFINKRHIAAVVSLVLIAIGLVAFWNRGDENYDIDFRGGTMVSFRFTEKHDYQETKDALEEKFLANFNESGITLESLPGADGEDEGLAFKVRSTATNLEGVGEKEVEQAINEAFPGQLTRDKMEFGTIEPVAVEVVETETEETPAEENANQPERHAVVLSFSSDNESFNGLTFDTITRKLSEQLVDEEGNPKFTDEASLFAFDVIEGYEPQGSDNEVQRFEKIKLIADSALSQADLEDALKKVQMDMEENPAFSGVQRFEGRVASDAKFNALYAIGASLIAIIAYIWIRFQRITFGFAAVAALVHDVLCVIGLVALASYINSIFPGVLGFEDFKINLPMIAALLTIVGYSLNDTIVVFDRIREVRGKNPSLDETMVNTSLNQTLARTLLTSLTTLIVVVILYAVGGEGIHGFAFCLVVGVVVGTYSSIFVASPVLLFLMKWTEKRKATT is encoded by the coding sequence ATGTATCTATTTTTTGCCGCCGAAGAAGTCACCAACGGCGTTACAATTGTCGCCGAAGAAGCCACCACCGGCGACAGCGCGATGATGCAGTTCGCGAAGATCGTGTTGGTTCTATTTCTGTGCTTCGGCCTCCCGTTTATTCTGGGACACCTGATCGCCAAAGCCCTGAAGCTGCGGGATCTGGCGAGTAAGATCGGCTGGATCCTGTGTGCGATCACGCTCGCTTCCAGCCCATTTATGTATCAGATGTACGCGGGAAACAGCCCGTGGTCTGCGATCAAACTGGGTATCGACTTAGCGGGTGGCTCCAACTTGGTGTATGCCCTGGACGTCAAGGCTGCTGAAAAAAGCAAGGTCGAGGTCTCTGGGGATTTGATGGGTAAGATGGTCGGCGCGATCATCAAGCGGATCAATCCCGATGGCACAAAAGACGTCGTCGTACGTCAAGTGGGAGCGGACCGGGTGGAGGTCATCATCCCCGGCGCCGACAAGCAAACGGTTGAAGACTACAAGTACAAGATGACCAAACTGGGAAGTTTGGAATTCGCGATTGTGGCCACACCCCGCAATCCAAAGCATCAGACGATCATTAACAAAGCGCAAAGTTCGCCTTCGGCCATTGTGCGTAACCGCGAAGGCAAGGTAATCGCACGCTGGCATCCGATCAAACCGCTTCCGAACGGCGAACCCGACCCAAGTTATTCCAGTGCCGTGACTCGCCAAATCGTGGGTAAACCGGACGGCTTTGAGGAACTGTTGGTCGTCGTCGATGAAGACGAAACCAAGCACGTCACGGGCCAATATCTCCGCAGTGCTTCGCCGGAATTGGGTGAAGACGGCAGTCCGGCAGTGGGCTTTTTGTTCAACAGCGACGGAGCGCGACTCTTCCGCCGGTTGACGCGGCAATACAAACCGCTTGAGGATGGATTCCAGTATCAGTTGTCGATTCTTCTGGACGATCTGGTGCAATCCGCGCCAGCGATCATTACCGAAATTGGCGCGCGGGGGACCATTACGGGGAACTTCACGCAAGAAGAAGTGCAAAACCTGGTCAATGTGCTCAATGCAGGGGCCTTGCCCGTTCCGTTGGAAAAAGCTCCGATCCAAGAATACACGATTGGTGCGTTGCTAGGCGAAGCGACGATTCAACAAGGCAAGACCGCCTTAATGTTGGCGTCGGTTGCCGTGTTGATTTTCATGTTGGGATTTTACGGTCGCTATGCAGGCGTGATTGCCGATGTGGCCTTACTGATCAATATGGTACTGATTGTTGGGACGATGGCCTTCATCAAGGCATCGTTCACCTTGCCCGGTTTGGCCGGTTTGGTATTAACCATCGGTATGGCGGTCGATGCCAACGTGTTGATCTTTGAGCGGATTCGTGAGGAATTGGGGCGCGGCTCCAGTTTGCGAATGGCGATTCAAAATGGTTTTTCGCGTGCGTTTACCACGATCGTCGATGCCAACGTTACGACATTGATCACCGCTGTGATTCTGTATTTCATCGGTACCGACCAAGTGAAGGGCTTCGCTGTCACGCTGTTTATCGGGATCGTGATGAGCATGTTCGCCGCCTTGTACATTGGCCGGTTGTTCTTCGACATCCTGGAACGTAAACGCTGGATGACGGAATTGAAGATGCGGCGTGTCATCGGCGCAACCCACTGGGACTTCATTAACAAACGGCATATTGCCGCCGTAGTTTCACTGGTATTGATTGCCATCGGATTGGTGGCCTTTTGGAATCGGGGCGACGAGAATTACGACATCGATTTCCGCGGCGGAACGATGGTCAGTTTCCGCTTTACGGAGAAACACGACTATCAGGAGACGAAGGACGCGTTGGAGGAGAAGTTCTTAGCCAACTTCAACGAGAGCGGCATCACATTGGAGTCATTGCCGGGCGCGGACGGGGAAGACGAAGGTCTTGCCTTCAAAGTACGTTCGACTGCAACGAACCTGGAGGGTGTCGGTGAAAAAGAGGTGGAACAGGCGATCAATGAAGCATTCCCTGGTCAGCTAACGCGCGACAAGATGGAATTTGGAACGATCGAACCGGTGGCTGTTGAAGTTGTTGAGACAGAGACCGAAGAAACGCCTGCTGAGGAGAACGCGAATCAACCGGAGCGTCACGCGGTGGTGTTATCATTCAGCAGCGACAACGAATCATTTAATGGCTTAACCTTCGATACCATTACCCGCAAATTGAGCGAACAACTGGTCGATGAAGAGGGCAATCCAAAGTTCACCGACGAAGCTTCATTGTTTGCCTTCGACGTGATCGAGGGATATGAGCCGCAAGGGTCCGATAACGAAGTACAACGCTTTGAAAAGATTAAATTGATCGCCGATAGCGCGTTGTCACAGGCCGACCTTGAAGATGCATTGAAAAAAGTACAGATGGATATGGAGGAAAACCCCGCGTTCTCCGGCGTGCAACGCTTTGAAGGCCGGGTTGCTTCCGATGCCAAGTTCAACGCACTGTATGCTATCGGTGCCAGTCTGATCGCGATCATCGCCTACATTTGGATTCGTTTCCAACGCATCACCTTCGGGTTTGCTGCTGTGGCCGCGTTGGTGCACGATGTGTTGTGCGTGATCGGCTTGGTCGCCTTGGCGTCCTACATCAACAGCATCTTCCCAGGGGTGCTGGGCTTTGAAGACTTTAAAATCAATCTGCCCATGATCGCCGCGTTGTTGACGATCGTAGGTTATTCACTCAACGACACGATCGTGGTCTTCGACCGTATCCGTGAAGTCCGCGGCAAAAACCCATCGCTCGACGAAACGATGGTGAATACGAGTTTGAATCAAACTCTCGCACGGACTCTACTCACGTCGCTGACAACATTGATCGTGGTCGTCATTCTCTACGCCGTTGGTGGCGAAGGAATTCACGGCTTTGCCTTCTGTTTGGTCGTCGGTGTGGTCGTGGGTACCTATAGCTCGATATTTGTCGCCAGTCCGGTCTTGTTGTTCCTGATGAAATGGACGGAAAAGCGTAAGGCGACGACGTAG
- a CDS encoding alpha/beta hydrolase, translated as MNVVWLAYRLSVLSAISILGGCYAPGRGLQSPLAALENSLVFAPIPYPDGDWTPEGLGVEDVWFESADGTSLHGWYLPHPEPRAVVLYAHGNAGNLSHRAATIRELHDAHDLSVMIFDYRGYGRSEGVPNEVGILQDARAARDLLAQRERIAPEEIVLMGRSLGGGVAVDLAAEDGARGLILVSTFTSLPDVGARSFPVLPVRSLMRNRLDSQSKIGNYEGPLLQCHGDADRVVPYEIGCNLFEAANHPKQFVSIPGGNHNDALPAEFRRELDGFIARLP; from the coding sequence ATGAATGTGGTTTGGTTGGCCTACCGATTGTCTGTACTTTCGGCCATCTCAATTCTCGGCGGTTGCTACGCACCCGGCCGCGGATTGCAGTCCCCCTTGGCTGCACTCGAGAATTCGCTGGTCTTCGCTCCCATTCCGTATCCGGATGGGGATTGGACCCCCGAAGGGCTCGGTGTCGAAGACGTTTGGTTTGAATCGGCTGATGGAACGAGTTTACATGGCTGGTACCTACCGCATCCTGAGCCGCGGGCTGTGGTGCTGTATGCGCATGGCAACGCCGGCAACCTCAGTCACCGTGCCGCGACAATTCGCGAGTTGCATGATGCGCACGATCTGTCGGTGATGATTTTCGACTACCGCGGCTACGGTCGTAGCGAAGGTGTTCCCAACGAAGTGGGAATTCTACAAGACGCCCGCGCTGCCCGGGACTTACTCGCCCAGCGCGAAAGAATCGCGCCTGAGGAGATCGTGCTGATGGGTCGATCACTGGGAGGCGGCGTCGCCGTCGACCTGGCTGCCGAGGATGGGGCGCGGGGGCTGATTCTGGTCAGCACGTTCACCTCGCTCCCCGACGTCGGTGCCCGCTCGTTTCCTGTGCTCCCGGTGCGGTCCCTGATGCGCAATCGCTTGGATTCGCAGTCAAAAATCGGCAATTACGAAGGCCCGTTGCTGCAATGCCACGGCGACGCCGACCGAGTGGTTCCCTACGAAATTGGATGCAACCTGTTCGAGGCAGCCAACCACCCCAAACAATTCGTCTCAATCCCCGGCGGAAACCACAACGATGCCCTACCCGCGGAGTTTCGCCGCGAATTGGACGGTTTTATCGCGCGATTGCCGTAG
- the tgt gene encoding tRNA guanosine(34) transglycosylase Tgt encodes MSQHFQFHLDHTDESTSARAGRWSTPHGVVNTPAFMPVGTLATVKGLTVDQLREAGAQMVLSNTYHLALRPGADVVAEMGGLHGFMQWDGPILTDSGGFQVFSLAKLAKLDDDGVAFRSHIDGSLLELTPQRAIDIQEKLGADCIMCLDECPPHDVPRERMLEAVTRTTRWAARCREAQTRDDQALFGIVQGGTDLGLREESAAGLLPLDFPGYAVGGLSVGESPREMYQTLDGTVPLLPADRPRYLMGVGTPRDLLEAVLRGVDLFDCVMPTRNGRNAMAFTSAGPVKMRNLKHQRDPGPLDPACDCPVCTRYSRAYLRHLFIAREMLGPILLSWHNIAFYQKLLRDLRVAIAENRAEEFRQVHLAAWGQ; translated from the coding sequence ATGTCGCAGCATTTTCAATTTCACTTGGACCATACCGACGAATCGACATCGGCCCGGGCCGGCCGGTGGAGTACGCCGCATGGGGTCGTCAATACGCCCGCGTTTATGCCGGTGGGGACGTTGGCGACTGTTAAGGGGCTGACGGTCGATCAACTGCGCGAAGCTGGGGCGCAGATGGTGTTGTCAAATACCTATCACCTCGCGCTGCGGCCGGGGGCGGATGTGGTGGCCGAGATGGGGGGGCTGCATGGCTTCATGCAGTGGGACGGGCCGATCCTGACCGATAGCGGCGGGTTTCAGGTCTTCAGCTTGGCGAAATTGGCCAAGCTCGACGATGACGGCGTCGCTTTCCGGTCGCACATCGACGGCAGTTTGTTGGAATTGACGCCGCAACGGGCGATTGATATCCAAGAAAAACTGGGGGCCGACTGTATTATGTGCCTCGACGAATGCCCGCCGCACGATGTGCCTCGCGAACGAATGTTGGAGGCCGTGACGCGGACCACGCGGTGGGCGGCGCGGTGCCGAGAGGCTCAAACCCGTGATGACCAAGCATTGTTTGGAATCGTGCAAGGCGGGACTGATCTGGGACTGCGCGAGGAATCGGCGGCGGGATTGTTGCCGCTGGATTTCCCCGGATATGCGGTGGGGGGGCTGAGTGTGGGGGAGTCACCGCGGGAAATGTACCAAACGCTCGACGGCACGGTTCCTCTGCTGCCGGCGGACCGTCCGCGGTACCTGATGGGAGTGGGGACGCCCAGAGATCTGCTCGAAGCGGTGCTGCGCGGCGTTGATCTGTTTGACTGCGTGATGCCGACCCGCAACGGCCGCAATGCGATGGCGTTTACGAGCGCTGGGCCGGTAAAAATGCGGAATTTGAAGCATCAGCGCGATCCTGGACCGCTCGACCCGGCCTGTGACTGCCCGGTTTGCACGCGCTACAGCCGCGCTTATTTGCGGCATTTGTTCATCGCCCGGGAGATGTTGGGGCCGATCTTGTTATCCTGGCACAACATCGCATTTTATCAGAAGTTACTGCGGGATCTGCGTGTGGCGATCGCTGAAAACCGGGCCGAAGAGTTTCGTCAGGTTCATCTTGCCGCCTGGGGCCAATGA
- the yajC gene encoding preprotein translocase subunit YajC, whose translation MIYWMTTAAFFAQDAKGAPAADAEQNPYWWLPLVAIGVLFYFMMIRPQKREQAKRQSLLDSLKKNDKVVTIGGIIGTIAAISPDSDEVTVKVDENTRMRFRRSSIQQVVTAETEAEKS comes from the coding sequence ATGATTTATTGGATGACAACAGCGGCGTTTTTTGCCCAGGATGCGAAAGGCGCACCAGCCGCGGATGCTGAGCAAAACCCGTACTGGTGGTTGCCGTTGGTCGCAATTGGCGTGCTGTTTTATTTCATGATGATTCGCCCGCAAAAGCGGGAACAGGCGAAGCGGCAATCGCTGCTCGATTCGCTGAAGAAGAATGACAAAGTGGTCACGATTGGCGGGATCATCGGCACGATTGCCGCAATTTCGCCCGACAGTGACGAAGTGACCGTGAAGGTCGACGAAAATACACGCATGCGATTTCGCCGTTCGAGCATCCAACAGGTGGTCACGGCGGAAACGGAAGCGGAGAAAAGTTAA